A single Carettochelys insculpta isolate YL-2023 chromosome 2, ASM3395843v1, whole genome shotgun sequence DNA region contains:
- the CCT5 gene encoding T-complex protein 1 subunit epsilon isoform X1, translating to MMVDKDGEVTVTNDGATILSMMDVDHQIAKLMVELSKSQDDEIGDGTTGVVVLAGALLEQAEQLLDRGIHPMRIADGYEQAAHIAIENLDKISDSFPVDPQNSEPLIQTAKTTLGSKVINRCNRQMAEIAVNAVLTVADMERKDVDFELIKVQGKVGGRLEDTQLVKGVIVDKDFSHPQMPKEVKDAKMAILTCPFEPPKPKTKHKLDVTSVEDYKALQKYEKEKFEEMVKQIKDTGANLAICQWGFDDEANHLLLQNELPAVRWVGGPEIELIAIATGGRIVPRFCELTPEKLGFAGIVREISFGTTKDKMLVIEQCQNSRAVTIFIRGGNKMIIEEAKRSLHDALCVIRNLVRDNRIVYGGGAAEISCALAVSEAADKCPSLEQYAMRAFADALEVIPIALSENSGMNPIQTMTEVRARQVKENNPALGIDCLHKGTNDMKEQHVIETLIGKKQQIALATQMVRMILKIDDIRRPGESEE from the exons ATGATGGTGGACAAGGATGGTGAAGTGACTGTCACGAATGATGGGGCCACCATTCTGAGTATGATGGATGTGGATCATCAGATAGCTAAACTTATGGTAGAGTTGTCTAAATCACAGGATGATGAGATTGGGGATGGAACAACAGGAGTTGTTG ttCTGGCTGGTGCGTTATTGGAGCAGGCTGAGCAGTTGTTAGATCGTGGTATTCATCCTATGAGAATAGCAGATGGTTATGAGCAGGCTGCACACATTGCCATTGAGAATCTAGACAAAATCAGTGACAGTTTTCCAGTTGATCCACAAAACAGTGAACCTCTAATCCAGACTGCAAAGACAACTCTCGGGTCTAAAGT AATTAATCGTTGCAACAGACAAATGGCAGAAATTGCTGTAAATGCTGTACTGACAGTGGCTGATATGGAGCGCAAAGATGTTGATTTTGAGCTAATCAAAGTACaaggcaaagtgggagggagaCTGGAAGATACCCAGTTGGTCAAAGGAGTGATTGTGGATAAAGATTTCAGCCATCCACAGATGCCTAAA GAGGTTAAAGATGCTAAAATGGCCATTCTCACTTGTCCATTTGAGCCTCCTAAGCCTAAAACCAAGCATAAGCTTGATGTGACGTCCGTGGAAGATTACAAGGCACTGCAGAAATACGAAAAAGAGAAATTTGAAGAGATGGTCAAACAG ATTAAAGACACTGGTGCAAACCTAGCTATTTGCCAGTGGGGTTTTGATGACGAGGCCAATCACTTACTGCTTCAAAATGAACTACCTGCTGTTCGTTGGGTTGGTGGGCCTGAAATAGAA TTGATTGCTATAGCAACTGGAGGGCGCATCGTTCCTCGTTTCTGCGAACTCACGCCTGAGAAACTAGGCTTTGCTGGCATTGTCAGGGAGATCTCATTTGGAACAACAAAGGATAAAATGCTTGTCATCGAGCAATGTCAGAATTCCAGAGCTGTGACCATTTTCATTAGAGGAGGAAATAAGATG ATTATTGAAGAAGCAAAACGATCTCTTCATGATGCATTGTGTGTAATCCGGAACCTGGTTCGTGATAACCGCATTGTGTATGGAGGAGGCGCTGCTGAGATCTCTTGTGCTTTGGCTGTTAGTGAAGCAGCAGATAAG TGCCCTTCTTTGGAACAGTACGCCATGAGGGCTTTTGCTGATGCCCTGGAAGTCATTCCCATCGCACTTTCTGAAAACAGTGGAATGAACCCCATACAGACTATGACTGAAGTGCGAGCTAGGCAAGTGAAAGAAAACAATCCTGCTCTTGGAATCGATTGTTTGCATAAAGGAACAAATG ATATGAAGGAACAACATGTCATAGAAACCTTAATTGGTAAAAAGCAACAGATTGCTCTGGCTACTCAGATGGTTAGAATGATTTTGAAGATTGATGATATTCGTAGGCCTGGAGAATCTGAAGAATGA
- the CCT5 gene encoding T-complex protein 1 subunit epsilon isoform X2 — protein MSAMGTLAFDEYGRPFLILKDQDRKSRLMGLEALKSHIMAAKAVANTLRTSLGPNGLDKMMVDKDGEVTVTNDGATILSMMDVDHQIAKLMVELSKSQDDEIGDGTTGVVVLAGALLEQAEQLLDRGIHPMRIADGYEQAAHIAIENLDKISDSFPVDPQNSEPLIQTAKTTLGSKVINRCNRQMAEIAVNAVLTVADMERKDVDFELIKVQGKVGGRLEDTQLVKGVIVDKDFSHPQMPKEVKDAKMAILTCPFEPPKPKTKHKLDVTSVEDYKALQKYEKEKFEEMVKQIKDTGANLAICQWGFDDEANHLLLQNELPAVRWVGGPEIELIAIATGGRIVPRFCELTPEKLGFAGIVREISFGTTKDKMLVIEQCQNSRAVTIFIRGGNKMIIEEAKRSLHDALCVIRNLVRDNRIVYGGGAAEISCALAVSEAADKCPSLEQYAMRAFADALEVIPIALSENSGMNPIQTMTEVRARQVKENNPALGIDCLHKGTNDMKEQHVIETLIGKKQQIALATQMVRMILKIDDIRRPGESEE, from the exons ATGTCGGCGATGGGGACTCTCGCGTTCGATGAGTACGGGCGGCCCTTCCTGATCCTCAAGGACCAAGATCGCAAGAGCCGCCTCATGGGGCTGGAGGCCCTCAAG TCTCACATAATGGCAGCAAAGGCTGTGGCAAATACACTGAGAACATCACTGGGGCCCAATG GTCTTGATAAAATGATGGTGGACAAGGATGGTGAAGTGACTGTCACGAATGATGGGGCCACCATTCTGAGTATGATGGATGTGGATCATCAGATAGCTAAACTTATGGTAGAGTTGTCTAAATCACAGGATGATGAGATTGGGGATGGAACAACAGGAGTTGTTG ttCTGGCTGGTGCGTTATTGGAGCAGGCTGAGCAGTTGTTAGATCGTGGTATTCATCCTATGAGAATAGCAGATGGTTATGAGCAGGCTGCACACATTGCCATTGAGAATCTAGACAAAATCAGTGACAGTTTTCCAGTTGATCCACAAAACAGTGAACCTCTAATCCAGACTGCAAAGACAACTCTCGGGTCTAAAGT AATTAATCGTTGCAACAGACAAATGGCAGAAATTGCTGTAAATGCTGTACTGACAGTGGCTGATATGGAGCGCAAAGATGTTGATTTTGAGCTAATCAAAGTACaaggcaaagtgggagggagaCTGGAAGATACCCAGTTGGTCAAAGGAGTGATTGTGGATAAAGATTTCAGCCATCCACAGATGCCTAAA GAGGTTAAAGATGCTAAAATGGCCATTCTCACTTGTCCATTTGAGCCTCCTAAGCCTAAAACCAAGCATAAGCTTGATGTGACGTCCGTGGAAGATTACAAGGCACTGCAGAAATACGAAAAAGAGAAATTTGAAGAGATGGTCAAACAG ATTAAAGACACTGGTGCAAACCTAGCTATTTGCCAGTGGGGTTTTGATGACGAGGCCAATCACTTACTGCTTCAAAATGAACTACCTGCTGTTCGTTGGGTTGGTGGGCCTGAAATAGAA TTGATTGCTATAGCAACTGGAGGGCGCATCGTTCCTCGTTTCTGCGAACTCACGCCTGAGAAACTAGGCTTTGCTGGCATTGTCAGGGAGATCTCATTTGGAACAACAAAGGATAAAATGCTTGTCATCGAGCAATGTCAGAATTCCAGAGCTGTGACCATTTTCATTAGAGGAGGAAATAAGATG ATTATTGAAGAAGCAAAACGATCTCTTCATGATGCATTGTGTGTAATCCGGAACCTGGTTCGTGATAACCGCATTGTGTATGGAGGAGGCGCTGCTGAGATCTCTTGTGCTTTGGCTGTTAGTGAAGCAGCAGATAAG TGCCCTTCTTTGGAACAGTACGCCATGAGGGCTTTTGCTGATGCCCTGGAAGTCATTCCCATCGCACTTTCTGAAAACAGTGGAATGAACCCCATACAGACTATGACTGAAGTGCGAGCTAGGCAAGTGAAAGAAAACAATCCTGCTCTTGGAATCGATTGTTTGCATAAAGGAACAAATG ATATGAAGGAACAACATGTCATAGAAACCTTAATTGGTAAAAAGCAACAGATTGCTCTGGCTACTCAGATGGTTAGAATGATTTTGAAGATTGATGATATTCGTAGGCCTGGAGAATCTGAAGAATGA